GTAGGACAGCAGGTGCGTCGGCCGGTCCCGCAGGGCGGTGATGTCCAGGGCGGTCAGCGCCGCGTCGACCCGGGCCCGTACCTCCCCGGTGGTCAGGCCCAGGTTCATCGGGCCGAAGGACACGTCCTGTTCCACGGAGGCCGCGAAGAGCTGGTCGTCGGGATCCTGGACCACCAGCTGTACGGCCCCGCGCAGCCGGGTCAGTCCGGCCCGGTCGTACTTCACCACCGCCCCGTCGAGGCGCAGTTCGCCGGTGTCGGGCCGCAGGCCGCCGCTGAGGAGGCGCATCAGCGTGGTCTTGCCGCTGCCGTTGCGGCCCAGCAGGGCCAGGGACCGGCCCGGGGCGATCCCGAAGTCCACCCCGGACAGGACGGCGGGGCCGTCCTCGTAGGCGTAGCCCGCGCCCGCCAGCCGGACGAGCGGTTCCACCGGTGCGTTCACAGCGCGAACTCCTTCAGGGTGAGGGTGGCGGCGGTCAGCGCGGCCAGCAGGGCGCCCGACGCGGCCAGGAACCGCCAGGACAGGGTGGACCGCGGTACGAGCACCCGCAGCGTGCCGTCGTAGCCGCGCCCCGCCAGCCCGCTCTGGAGCCGGGACGCGCGGTCGAAGGCGCGGACGAAGGCGGTCGCGGCCAGACCCGCCACGGAGCGCCACGCCGCCGCCCGGCTGGTGTGGCCCAGCCGGGCCGCCTGCGCGCGGCGGATCTTCGCCAGGGAGTCCAGCAGCAGGAACCCGATCCGGTACATGACCAGCGCCACGTCCACGACGGGCGCCGGCACCCCCGCCCGCACCAGCCGCGGCAGGACGTCCGAGACGGGGGTGGTGAAGGCGAACAGCAGCACGCCGAGCGAGGCGGCCGAGGTGCGCAGCAGCAGCTCCGCCGCGTGCCGGGGGCCGTCGGGGGCCAGGGACACCAGCCCCGCCGGGCCGCCCACCGCGAAGAGCAGCGGCGCCGCCCCGGTGAAGCAGAAGCCGAGCGGGAGCCGGAACGCCCGCCACAGCTGCCGCCCGGCCACCCCGGCCGGGCCCAGCAGCACGGCGAGGGTCGCCGCCGCCACCAGCGGCCCGCCGGGCCAGGGCGGCAGGCAGACCGCGGTGACGGTCAGGCCGAGCCCCAGCAGGGCCTTCTCCAGGGGGTGTCGGCGGCGCCAGCGGCTGCTGTGCGCCGCGGCGTCGATGGGCAGCACCGCTCACGCGCCCCGGGCGGGCCGGTCGGCGTCCGCCGTGTCCGTGGCTCCCGCCGCCAGGGCCTCGCCCTGCCGGCGCCCGCGCCGCACCCCGAAGTAGTAGGCGAGGACGCCCGCGCCGAGCGCCGCCTGGAGGGCGAAGAGCGCGGACTCGATCTCCCCTGACGGGGGCTCGTACAGCGGGGAGAACCACGGCTCGTAGTCCGGCTTCAGCTCGGTGATCGCCGTCTCCGCCTGCGCGTCGGCTCCCGTGAACGGCTCCTCCTTGCCCTCGCCGAGGCCGAGTGCGACCGGCAGGACCGCCAGCGCCGCCACCAGGAGCAGCAGCAGGGTGTTGATCTTCGCGTTCCTGGTCATCGGACCTCCGCCTCCCGCTTCCCGGCCGTACGGGCGCCGGTCAGCCGGGCCACGCCGAGGCGCACCAGGTCGGACTTGCTCGACTGCATCAGCAGCCGCATCACGAGCACCGTGAGCAGGCCCTCGCTCACGGCGAGGGGGATCTGGGTGACGGCGAAGATCCCGCCGAACTTCACGAGCGAGCCCACGAAGCCGGACGCCGGGTCCGGGAAGGCCAGCGCGAGCTGCACGCTGGTCACGCAGTAGGTGATCAGGTCGGCGAAGAACGCGCCGAAGAAGACCGAGACCATCAGGGGCGCGCCGAACCGCTTCAGCAGCCGGTAGGCGGCGTACCCGGCCCAGGGCCCCGCGATCGCCATCGAGAAGACGTTCGCGCCGAGCGTGGTCAGCCCGCCGTGGGCCAGCAGCAGGGCCTGGAACAGCAGGGTGATCGTGCCCAGTACCGCCATGACCGGCGGCCGGAACAGGATCGCGCCCAGCCCCGTCCCGGTGGGGTGCGAGCAACTGCCCGTCACCGAGGGGATCTTCAGGGCGGACAGGACGAAGGTGAACGCTCCGGACGCCCCGAGCAGCAGGGTGCTCTCCGGATGGGCCTTGACCTCACGGGTCAGGGCGCGCACTCCGTGCAGGACGAAGGGGGCGGACGCGACGCCCCAGGCGGCCGCGTGCAAGGGGGGCAGGAACCCCTCGGCTATGTGCATGTGTAGGGAGACCTCTCCAGCACCTCGTGGATGGAACAACGCACCCCGGTCGGTCTCCTGGCTCACGGGTGCTGATGCCCTGGCGCCGCCTTCCCGGCCCGTGCGGTCTCCCGTCCGGCCCAGTGGCTTCCCGCAGGAGTGGCGCCGGACTTCCCGATCACAGTGGCGAGGGCCGCACCGGTTTCGCACCGGTTTCCCGTACACCAAGGCCTGTTGACCCTACCTGACCAGGCGCGACGACGGCGGGACCGGGCGCGGCCGCCCGGTCCCGCCGTCGTCGTTCGCTGCCTGAGTGCCCGTCAGCAGGTGTTCGGGTGCGCGATGTCGACCACATAGCGCTCCGGGCTGTGGAGCGTGGACGTCGTGAACTGCGGGGCGGTGTCGAAGGCCGCTCCGAAGCTGACGTACCCCTCGAAGTCGCCGGTGAAGGCGAGGCCCTTGAGCTTGGAGAGGTAGATCTTCTGCAGCCTGGGGCCGGTGTAGACGGAGTTCCCGGCCTCGTCGTGCGCGGCGGCCGGGTGCAGCCGGATCTCCAGGAAGTACGACCCGGCGAGCGGGACCGGCTTGCCTGAGCCGTCGTAGACCAGCTCGGAGACGGGAGTGACGGTGACCCCGGGGACGGAGCCCTGGAGGTCGATGACGATCCGGTCGTAGGTGCAGTGCCCGCCCCAGCGGGCATTGGTCACGAGCGGCGTCGCCGTGGCGGATGCCGAGGCCGGTACGGCGAGGCCGAATCCGGCGGTGAGCAGGACCCCCGCGGTGACGGCCGCCAGCCGCCGGCGGTGGTGGACGGAGTCGCGGACGGAGCGTATGAGGTGGCGGAGCATGACGTCCCCCGATTCTTCGGATGCCGGGGACAGTAGTGGCACCTTGGAAGACACGCCATACGGCCTGACGGTTGCACGCGCCGGGGCCCGGTCCGCGTCGGCGGACCGGGCCCCGGAACGTGCGGGCGCGCTTACGGAGTCAGGTCAGCACTCGATGACGTTGACCGCGAGGCCGCCGCGCGCGGTCTCCTTGTACTTGACCTTCATGTCGGCGCCGGTCTCCTTCATGGTCTTGATGACCTTGTCCAGGGAGACCTTGTGCGTGCCGTCGCCGCGCATCGCCATCTTCGCCGCCGTGACGGCCTTGACGGCCGCCATGCCGTTGCGCTCGATGCACGGGATCTGCACCAGACCGCCGACCGGGTCACAGGTCAGGCCGAGGTTGTGCTCCATGCCGATCTCGGCCGCGTTCTCCACCTGCTCCGGGGTGCCGCCCAGCACCTCGGCGAGGGCGCCCGCCGCCATCGAGCAGGCCGAGCCGACCTCGCCCTGGCAGCCGACCTCGGCGCCGGAGATCGAGGCGTTCTCCTTGAACAGCATGCCGATGGCGCCCGCGGAGAGGAGGAAGCGGACCACGCCGTCCTCGTCCGCGCCCGGCACGAAGTTCATGTAGTAGTGCAGGACCGCCGGGATGATGCCCGCGGCGCCGTTGGTGGGGGCGGTGACGACCCGGCCGCCCGCCGCGTTCTCCTCGTTGACGGCCATCGCGTACAGCGTCGCCCACTCCATGGCGTGCGCCTGCGGGTCGCCCTCGGCGCGCAGCTGGCGGGCGGTGCCCGCGGCGCGGCGCTTGACCCGCAGACCGCCCGGCAGGATGCCCTCGCGGGACATGCCGCGCGCGACGCAGGCCTGCATGACCCGCCAGATCTCCAGGAGGCCCTCGCGGATCTCCTCCTCCGTGCGCCAGGCCTTTTCGTTCTCCAGCATCATCGAGGAGATCGACAGGCCGCTCTCCTTCGCGAGGCGCAGCATCTCGTCACCGGAGCGGAAGGGGTACTTCAGCACGGTGTCGTCGAGCTTGATCCGGTCCTCGCCGACCGCGTCCTCGTCCACGACGAAGCCGCCGCCGACCGAGTAGTAGGTCTTCTCCAGCAGCGGGGTGCCGGCGTCGTCGTAGGCGAAGAGGGTCATGCCGTTCGCGTGGTACGGCAGCGACCGGCGGCGGTGCAGGATCAGCTGGTTCGGCTCGTCGAAGGCGATCTCGTGGCCATCGCCTATCTCCGCGCCCAGCAGGCGCAGCCGACCGCTCTGGCGGATCCGCTCGACCTCGGCGTCGGCGGTCTCCACGTTCACGGAGCGGGGGGAGTGGCCCTCCAGGCCCAGCAGGACCGCCTTGGGGGTGCCGTGGCCGTGCCCGGTGGCGCCGAGCGAGCCGAACAGCTCGGCCCGTACGGAGGCGGTCTGGGCGAGGACACCGTCCTTCTTCAGCCGGTTCACGAACATGCGTGCGGCGCGCATCGGGCCGACCGTGTGGGAGGAGGACGGGCCGATGCCGATGGAGAAAAGGTCGAAGACGGAGATGGCCACGGTGGCGGACTCCCTTGTCTGCTCGTGGGGTGGGAGGGGGCAGGAGAGGTGGATTGTTCGGATTAGTCCGACAGCCGAGCTTAACGCGGTGAGGTGAACGGCTCGGCCGTCGAACGGGTCACAGAAGGGTCAGGCGTGCGACAGCTCACGTCCCCGTTCGCCGGTGCCCGCGGGCTGCTCCGCGGTGGCGTCGGCGTCGGCATCCGCGTCGAGCACCGGGTCGGGGCCCGGCAGCCCGTCCCGGTGGGCCTTGATGCCCGCCCGGACGGCCCAGTAATAGACGGCGACGGCCATGCCCGCGACCAGGGCGATGTCCAGGCCGTCCGGGATCCGGCCGGTGCCGCCGAAGTCGGTGCTGCCCAGGTAGGACAGCAGGGACAGGCAGCCGAGGAAGACGACGATCCACCAGGCCGGAGCGAACTGCCGGAGGAGGTGTGCAGATGTCCCGGCCCGCTCGCCCTTGCGGGCCAGGACGACCGCCGCGACCGGGGCCGCGACCAGGGTCAGCGCGGTCACGATGCCGGTGTTCGGCCACTTGGACCAGTACAGCGCGCAGGCCGCGAAGACGAAGGTCAGCGGGCACAGTACGGCCGCCAGCGGCAGCCGGAAGGGCCGCTTGAGGCCGGGCTTGGTGACCCGGAAGACACCGACCGCGACGGGGCCGATCAGGTACGAGATGACCATGGCGGCCGAGATGATCGGGGCCAGGGTCTTCCAGCTGTGGCCGACGGTGACCAGCAGCAGGACGGAGAAGCCGAGGTTCAGCCACATCGCGGGCCGCGCGGTGCCGTAGACGGGGTGCGTCTGCTTCAGCTTCTTGGGGAAGAAGCCGGTCTCGGAGAGGTTCTGCACCATGTACGCGGCCGAGGCCACGTTGGCGATGTTGGAACCGGCGGGCGAGATGAAGGCGCCGAACTGGAGCATCACCACGACCCAGTGGATCATCAGCAGCTTGGCGAGTTCGGCGAAGGGTGAGTTGAAGTTCACTCCGGCCCAGCCGCCCGCCTGCGCGAGGTGCTCGGGCGGTACGGCGCCCAGGAAGGCGGCCTGCAGGGCCAGGTAGATGACCAGGCCCAGCGAGAGCGCGCCGACGAGGGCGATCGGGATGGCGCGGCCGGGGTTCTTGGCGGCCCCGCCGAGGTTGACCACGGCCTGGAAGCCGTTGAAGGCGAAGACCACGCCGGAGGTGGTGACGGCCGTCAGGACGGCGGACCAGCCGTTCGGCGCGAAGCCGCCGTGCGCGGTGAAGTTCTCGGTGTGGAACCCGGAGGCGACCAGGGCGATCACGGCGAGCACCGGGATGGCGAACTTGACCAGGGTCAGCCCCGCGTTGATCCGGGCCAGCAGCTGGACCGACCAGTAGCAGGACAGCCACAGCAGCACGGTCAGCGCCAGCGCCACCAGCATGCCGAAGGTGGTCAGCTGGTGGGACTGGACGTCGACCAGGTCCTTGGCCCAGCCGAAGCTCCACGAGGACATGTACTGGGTCGCGGCGATCGACTCGATCGGGATCAGCGAGGCGACGGCGATCCACACCGCCCAGCCGGTGATGAAGCCCAGCACCGGACCGTGCGAGAGGTGGCCGTAGCGGGCCATGCCGCCCGGGATCGGATAGGCGGCGCCCACCTCGGCGTAGGACATGGCGATCATGCCGATGAAGACGGCGCCGATGACCCAGGCGACGAGCGCCGCGGGTCCCGCGACCTGGGCCGCCGTGCCCGCTCCGAAGAGCCAGCCGGAGCCGAAGATCGAGCCTATGCCGATCATGATCAGCGCGAAGAGACTGAGTCCCTTCCTGTTCGCTGCGCTCATGTCCATGAGAGGGGGTGTCCGTCCTGACGGGGGATGCCGGGCCGGCTGCTGCCGCGCCTTTACGTGAAGCCTATTTGCCGGAATTTGGCTATTTCATAGGCAGAAGGGCACGCCCGTCTGGGACCTTGGTCGCGAAGAAGGGCCCGGACCTGTGGAAAACAGGCCCGGACCCCTCCGGACGCCTAGGACGGTGTGACCTACAGCGACGGGTACAGCGGGAACTTCGCGGCGAGCGCGGAGACGCGCGCCGAGAGGTCCTCGGCGTCGAACTCCGGCTTCAGCGCGGCGGCGATGATCTCGGCCACCTCGGTGAAGTCCTCGGCGCCGAAGCCGCGGGTGGCCAGGGCCGGGGTGCCGATCCGCAGGCCCGAGGTGACCATCGGCGGCCGCGGGTCGTTCGGGATGGCGTTCCGGTTGACCGTGATGCCGATCCCGTGGAGCCGGTCCTCGGCCTGCTGGCCGTCCAGCTCGGAGTCGCGCAGGTCGACCAGGACCAGGTGGACGTCCGTACCGCCGGAGAGCACCGAGACGCCGACCTTGGTGACGTCGTCCTGCACCAGGCGCTCGGCGATGATCTTCGCGCCCTCCAGGGTGCGCTCCTGGCGCTCCTTGAACTCGGGCGAGGCCGCGACCAGGAAGGAGACCGCCTTGGCCGCGATCACGTGCTCCAGCGGGCCGCCCTGCTGACCCGGGAAGACCGCGGAGTTGATCTTCTTGGCCAGTTCCTGCGTGGACAGGATCACGCCACCGCGCGGACCGCCGAGGGTCTTGTGCGTGGTGGTGGTGACGACGTGGGCGTGCGGCACCGGGTTGGGGTGCAGGCCCGCGGCGACCAGACCGGCGAAGTGCGCCATGTCGACCATCAGGTACGCGCCGACCTCGTCCGCGATGCGGCGGAAGGCGGCGAAGTCCAGCTGGCGCGGGTAGGCGGACCAGCCCGCGACGATCATCTGCGGCTTGGACTCCTTGGCGAGGCGCTCGACCTCGGCCATGTCCACCCGGCCGGTCTCGTCGACGTGGTACGGAACCACGTTGTAGAGCTTGCCGGAGAAGTTGATCTTCATGCCGTGGGTCAGGTGACCGCCGTGGGCCAGGTTCAGACCCATGATCGTGTCGCCCGGCTTCAGCAGCGCGAACATCGCGGCGGCGTTGGCCTGCGCACCCGAGTGCGGCTGGACGTTCGCGGCCTCGGCGCCGAACAGCGCCTTGATCCGGTCGATCGCGATCTGCTCGACGACGTCGACGTGCTCGCAGCCGCCGTAGTAGCGGCGGCCGGGGTAGCCCTCGGCGTACTTGTTGGTCAGGACCGAACCCTGGGCCTCCATGACGGCGACCGGAGCGAAGTTCTCCGACGCGATCATTTCCAGGGTCGACTGCTGGCGCACGAGTTCGGCGTCGACGGCGGCGGCGACGTCGGGGTCGAGCTCGTGCAGAGGGGTGTTGAGAACAGACATCAGGATCCCCTGGGGTGTCAGTTGTCGGAGTGGGTGAGCTCGGCGTACTGCTCCGCGCTGAGCAGGTCGTCCGGCTCGCCGGTGATGCGCACCTTGAACAGCCAGCCACCCTCGAACGGAGCGGTGTTGACGAGCGCCGGGTCGTCCACGACGTCCTGGTTCGCCTCGACGACCTCGCCCGTGACGGGGGAGTACAGGTCGCTGACGGACTTGGTCGACTCCAGCTCACCGCAGGTCTCGCCCGCGGTCACCTGGGCGCCCACCTCGGGCAGCTGGGCGTAGACGACGTCACCGAGCGAGTTGGCGGCGAACTCCGTGATGCCGACCGTCGCGACGCCGTCCTCGGCGTCCGACAGCCACTCGTGCTCCTTGGTGTAACGCAGCTGCTGGGGGTTGCTCATGACCTGATTCTCCTGGATGCGGGGGAGTGCTGATGAACAGGGGTCTGACGAGGTGGGGCCTGCGGTGCGACGTGCTGTGCGACGTGCGCCGCGGGCCGCGGAGCGGGCTTCCCGGTGAGGGGAAGCGTCACTTCTGACGCTTGTAGAACGGCAGGGCCACGACCTCGTACGGCTCATGCGTACCGCGAATGTCCACGCCGACGCCGGAGGTGCCCGGTGCGGCGTGCGACGCGTCGACGTACGCCATCGCGATCGGCTTGCCCAGCGTCGGGGACGGGGCGCCCGAGGTGACCTCGCCGATGACCTGGCCGTCGGCCACGACCGGGAACCCGGCGCGCGGGACGCGGCGGCCCTCGGCGATCAGGCCGACCAGCTTGCGCGGGGCGGCGGACGCGGCGCGCTCGGCGGCGGCCTCCAGGGCGGCGCGGCCCACGAAGTCGCCCTCCTTCTCGAACTTCACGACCCGTCCGAGACCCGCGTCGAAGGGGGTCAGCGCGGTCGTCAGCTCGTGCCCGTACAGCGGCATGCCCGCCTCCAGGCGCAGCGTGTCGCGGCAGGACAGGCCGCAGGGGATCAGGCCGACGCCCTCGCCCGCCTTGGTCAGCGCCTGCCACAGCTCCACGGCGTGCTCGGGGGCGACGAACAGCTCGAAGCCGTCCTCGCCGGTGTAGCCGGTGCGGGCGATCAGCGCGGGCACCCCGGCGACCGTGCCGGGCAGACCGGCGTAGTACTTCAGCCCGTCGAGGTCGGCGTCGGTGAGCGACTTCAGGATGTCCGGGGACTCCGGGCCCTGGACCGCGAGCAGGGCGTAGGCGTCGCGGTCGTCGCGGACCTCGGCGTCGAAGCCGGCGGCGCGCTCGGTGATCGCGTCGAGGACCACCTGGGCGTTGGAGGCGTTGGCGACGACCATGAACTCGTTCTCGCCGAGGCGGTAGACGATCAGGTCGTCGAGGATGCCGCCGTCCTCGCGGCAGATGTGCGTGTACCGGGCCCGGCCGACGCCGACGGTGGAGATGTTCCCGACCAGCGCGAAGTCGAGGACCTTGACGGCCTCGGGGCCGGTCAGCGTGATCTCGCCCATGTGGGACAGGTCGAACAGGCCTGCCTGGGTGCGGACGGCGTTGTGCTCGTCGCGCTCGCTCCCGTAACGCAGCGGCATGTCCCAGCCCGCGAAGTCGGTCATCGTCGCACCGAGGGAACGGTGCAGCGCGTCAAGGGCGGTCAGGCGGGGGGCAGTGCTCATGGGTGTGGCTCCCAAGGTCCCGGGGCATCGACAGGGCATCGACATGACATGACGAGGAGGATCCTCCCCATCTGTCATCGGAACCTGAGAGGTTCGCCGAGAGTTCCTCGATTCGCACCGAGTTCCTCGACTTGCACCTTGGGTGGAGCGCGCACCGCCAGGAGGCGGTACGGCTCGCTTTTCAGATCTGCCTCATCCACGCGGTACGGGGCCTGAGAGATTCAAGGGAGGGTCTTGCTCCTTCGGCGCCCGGGGTGCGGAGCAACTCCCGGGACTCTCCCGCGCGGATTCAAGCGGCCTTTATGCAGTTGGGTCCAGATGGCGCACATCATTGCACGGCCCGGCCCCGAATGGGCGTGCGGGTCCCCGGATGTGCCCCCTGCCCATCCCCGGTCCGGTGGCCCGACCGGAACCATGTCCGCCGCATTACCGTCTCTTTACACTCAGGGGGCAAGGGTCCTGGTGACCCGATCCGGGGGAGGCGATCACTGTGCGCAGATTCGGCGCGGCGGCGGGGACGACGGCAGGAGCGGTGGCGGGAGCGGGCGCGGGGATGGTGGCGGCGGGCGGCGCCGTACCGGCCCAGCCGGGGCGCCGGGTGCGGGAGGCCGCGGCGCCCGCCGCGCGGCCCGCCGTACGGGACCTGCGCGGCCGGGGGGCGGCGGCGCGCGGCGGCCCGGCCCGCCTCGGTTTCGCCGAAGGCGACATCGTCGTCGTGTCCGGCCTGCCCGGCGGCGGCAAGAGCACCCTCATCAAGCGCGCCGTCGCGGGCGGCGGGGTCGACTCCCAGGACGCCCGCGAGCGCTGGGAGCACCGGATGCCCCGCGCCCTGCCGTACGCCGCCTACCGCCCGCTGGTGCGCGCCACGCACTACTGGGGGCTGTGGCGGGTGCTGCGCTCGGGGGACTCCGCCGTCGTCCACGACTGCGGCACCCAGACCTGGGTACGGGCGCTGCTGGCCGGAGCCGCCCGCCGCCGCGGCCGGGACCTGCACCTCGTGCTGCTCGACGCCACCGCCGAGGAGGCCCTGGCCGGGCAGGCGGCCCGGGGACGCGGAGTGTCGGCGTACGCCTTCGCCCGCCACCGCGGCGCGGTCACCCGGCTGCTGCGCGAGGCCGAATCGGGCCGGCTCCCGGCGGGCTGCGCCTCC
This is a stretch of genomic DNA from Streptomyces sp. NBC_00536. It encodes these proteins:
- a CDS encoding energy-coupling factor ABC transporter ATP-binding protein; the protein is MNAPVEPLVRLAGAGYAYEDGPAVLSGVDFGIAPGRSLALLGRNGSGKTTLMRLLSGGLRPDTGELRLDGAVVKYDRAGLTRLRGAVQLVVQDPDDQLFAASVEQDVSFGPMNLGLTTGEVRARVDAALTALDITALRDRPTHLLSYGQRKRAAIAGAVAMAPRVLILDEPTAGLDPDGQERLLDVLAGLRAAGTTVVMATHDVDLAVRWADDAAVLTPDGIRLGPAQTLLADPALLASAGLRAAWSPAVTAVLRAHALLPPDAPGPKTPEALAAWR
- the cbiQ gene encoding cobalt ECF transporter T component CbiQ, encoding MLPIDAAAHSSRWRRRHPLEKALLGLGLTVTAVCLPPWPGGPLVAAATLAVLLGPAGVAGRQLWRAFRLPLGFCFTGAAPLLFAVGGPAGLVSLAPDGPRHAAELLLRTSAASLGVLLFAFTTPVSDVLPRLVRAGVPAPVVDVALVMYRIGFLLLDSLAKIRRAQAARLGHTSRAAAWRSVAGLAATAFVRAFDRASRLQSGLAGRGYDGTLRVLVPRSTLSWRFLAASGALLAALTAATLTLKEFAL
- a CDS encoding energy-coupling factor ABC transporter substrate-binding protein; the encoded protein is MTRNAKINTLLLLLVAALAVLPVALGLGEGKEEPFTGADAQAETAITELKPDYEPWFSPLYEPPSGEIESALFALQAALGAGVLAYYFGVRRGRRQGEALAAGATDTADADRPARGA
- a CDS encoding energy-coupling factor ABC transporter permease, with amino-acid sequence MHIAEGFLPPLHAAAWGVASAPFVLHGVRALTREVKAHPESTLLLGASGAFTFVLSALKIPSVTGSCSHPTGTGLGAILFRPPVMAVLGTITLLFQALLLAHGGLTTLGANVFSMAIAGPWAGYAAYRLLKRFGAPLMVSVFFGAFFADLITYCVTSVQLALAFPDPASGFVGSLVKFGGIFAVTQIPLAVSEGLLTVLVMRLLMQSSKSDLVRLGVARLTGARTAGKREAEVR
- a CDS encoding AMIN-like domain-containing (lipo)protein — protein: MLRHLIRSVRDSVHHRRRLAAVTAGVLLTAGFGLAVPASASATATPLVTNARWGGHCTYDRIVIDLQGSVPGVTVTPVSELVYDGSGKPVPLAGSYFLEIRLHPAAAHDEAGNSVYTGPRLQKIYLSKLKGLAFTGDFEGYVSFGAAFDTAPQFTTSTLHSPERYVVDIAHPNTC
- a CDS encoding L-serine ammonia-lyase, yielding MAISVFDLFSIGIGPSSSHTVGPMRAARMFVNRLKKDGVLAQTASVRAELFGSLGATGHGHGTPKAVLLGLEGHSPRSVNVETADAEVERIRQSGRLRLLGAEIGDGHEIAFDEPNQLILHRRRSLPYHANGMTLFAYDDAGTPLLEKTYYSVGGGFVVDEDAVGEDRIKLDDTVLKYPFRSGDEMLRLAKESGLSISSMMLENEKAWRTEEEIREGLLEIWRVMQACVARGMSREGILPGGLRVKRRAAGTARQLRAEGDPQAHAMEWATLYAMAVNEENAAGGRVVTAPTNGAAGIIPAVLHYYMNFVPGADEDGVVRFLLSAGAIGMLFKENASISGAEVGCQGEVGSACSMAAGALAEVLGGTPEQVENAAEIGMEHNLGLTCDPVGGLVQIPCIERNGMAAVKAVTAAKMAMRGDGTHKVSLDKVIKTMKETGADMKVKYKETARGGLAVNVIEC
- a CDS encoding APC family permease; this translates as MDMSAANRKGLSLFALIMIGIGSIFGSGWLFGAGTAAQVAGPAALVAWVIGAVFIGMIAMSYAEVGAAYPIPGGMARYGHLSHGPVLGFITGWAVWIAVASLIPIESIAATQYMSSWSFGWAKDLVDVQSHQLTTFGMLVALALTVLLWLSCYWSVQLLARINAGLTLVKFAIPVLAVIALVASGFHTENFTAHGGFAPNGWSAVLTAVTTSGVVFAFNGFQAVVNLGGAAKNPGRAIPIALVGALSLGLVIYLALQAAFLGAVPPEHLAQAGGWAGVNFNSPFAELAKLLMIHWVVVMLQFGAFISPAGSNIANVASAAYMVQNLSETGFFPKKLKQTHPVYGTARPAMWLNLGFSVLLLVTVGHSWKTLAPIISAAMVISYLIGPVAVGVFRVTKPGLKRPFRLPLAAVLCPLTFVFAACALYWSKWPNTGIVTALTLVAAPVAAVVLARKGERAGTSAHLLRQFAPAWWIVVFLGCLSLLSYLGSTDFGGTGRIPDGLDIALVAGMAVAVYYWAVRAGIKAHRDGLPGPDPVLDADADADATAEQPAGTGERGRELSHA
- the glyA gene encoding serine hydroxymethyltransferase is translated as MSVLNTPLHELDPDVAAAVDAELVRQQSTLEMIASENFAPVAVMEAQGSVLTNKYAEGYPGRRYYGGCEHVDVVEQIAIDRIKALFGAEAANVQPHSGAQANAAAMFALLKPGDTIMGLNLAHGGHLTHGMKINFSGKLYNVVPYHVDETGRVDMAEVERLAKESKPQMIVAGWSAYPRQLDFAAFRRIADEVGAYLMVDMAHFAGLVAAGLHPNPVPHAHVVTTTTHKTLGGPRGGVILSTQELAKKINSAVFPGQQGGPLEHVIAAKAVSFLVAASPEFKERQERTLEGAKIIAERLVQDDVTKVGVSVLSGGTDVHLVLVDLRDSELDGQQAEDRLHGIGITVNRNAIPNDPRPPMVTSGLRIGTPALATRGFGAEDFTEVAEIIAAALKPEFDAEDLSARVSALAAKFPLYPSL
- the gcvH gene encoding glycine cleavage system protein GcvH — translated: MSNPQQLRYTKEHEWLSDAEDGVATVGITEFAANSLGDVVYAQLPEVGAQVTAGETCGELESTKSVSDLYSPVTGEVVEANQDVVDDPALVNTAPFEGGWLFKVRITGEPDDLLSAEQYAELTHSDN
- the gcvT gene encoding glycine cleavage system aminomethyltransferase GcvT, with translation MSTAPRLTALDALHRSLGATMTDFAGWDMPLRYGSERDEHNAVRTQAGLFDLSHMGEITLTGPEAVKVLDFALVGNISTVGVGRARYTHICREDGGILDDLIVYRLGENEFMVVANASNAQVVLDAITERAAGFDAEVRDDRDAYALLAVQGPESPDILKSLTDADLDGLKYYAGLPGTVAGVPALIARTGYTGEDGFELFVAPEHAVELWQALTKAGEGVGLIPCGLSCRDTLRLEAGMPLYGHELTTALTPFDAGLGRVVKFEKEGDFVGRAALEAAAERAASAAPRKLVGLIAEGRRVPRAGFPVVADGQVIGEVTSGAPSPTLGKPIAMAYVDASHAAPGTSGVGVDIRGTHEPYEVVALPFYKRQK
- a CDS encoding AAA family ATPase, with translation MVAAGGAVPAQPGRRVREAAAPAARPAVRDLRGRGAAARGGPARLGFAEGDIVVVSGLPGGGKSTLIKRAVAGGGVDSQDARERWEHRMPRALPYAAYRPLVRATHYWGLWRVLRSGDSAVVHDCGTQTWVRALLAGAARRRGRDLHLVLLDATAEEALAGQAARGRGVSAYAFARHRGAVTRLLREAESGRLPAGCASAVLLDRAAAARVTRIGFGARSSLSDLAG